One Periophthalmus magnuspinnatus isolate fPerMag1 chromosome 8, fPerMag1.2.pri, whole genome shotgun sequence genomic window carries:
- the xab2 gene encoding pre-mRNA-splicing factor SYF1: protein MPSFNGKADVTFEDDDLPYEEEIIRNPYSVKCWMRYIEFKQNGSKTTLNMIYERALKELPGSYKLWYNYLKERRKQAKGKCVTEPVYEEVNNCHERALVFMHKMPRIWLDYCQFLVSQCKITRSRRTFDRALRALPVTQHPRIWPLYLRFVRNLPLPETAIRVYRRYLKLSPENAEEYIDYLRSVGRLDEAALRLAAIVNDECFVSKEGKSNYQLWHELCDLISQNPDKVTSLNVGAIIRGGLTRFTDQLGKLWCSLADYYIRSGHFEKARDVYEEAILTVVTVRDFTQVFDSYAQFEESMIAAKMETTAEMGQDEEDDVDLELRLARFEQLIARRPLLLNSVLLRQNPHNVHEWHKRVKLCEGNPRQIINTYTEAVQTVDPIKATGKPHSLWVSFAKFYEENEQLDDARTIFEKATKVNYKQVDDLAAVWCEYGEMELRHENYEQALRILRKATAIPSKKAEYFDASEPVQNRVYKSLKVWSMLADLEESLGTFQSTKAVYDRIIDLRIATPQIIINYAMFLEEHNYFEESFKAYERGIALFKWPNVYDIWNTYLTKFIDRYGGKKLERARDLFEQALDGCPAKFAKTIYLLYAKLEEEYGLARHAMAVYERATEAVEIEERHHMFNIYIKRAAEIYGVTYTRAIYQKAIEVLPDEHARDTCLRFADMESKLGEIDRARAIYSYCSQICDPRVTANFWQMWKEFEIRHGNEDTIREMLRIKRSVQATYNTQVNFMSSQMLKATTSSTGTVSDLAPGQMGIDDMKMLEQKAQQLAAEAERDKPKPKEKILFVRSDTSRSELAELSKQVNPDEIDIDDEDDDDDNQGPDEVQLEQKSVPTAVFGGLKDD from the exons ATGCCTTCGTTCAACGGCAAAGCTGACGTGACGTTT GAGGATGACGATCTACCATACGAAGAGGAAATAATCAGAAACCCTTACTCTGTAAAGTGCTGGATGCGTTACATCGAGTTCAAGCAAAATGGATCCAAAACAACTCTGAATATGATTTATGAACGTGCTCTGAAAGAGCTCCCGGGCAG TTACAAGCTGTGGTACAATTATCTAAAGGAGAGACGTAAACAGGCCAAAGGGAAGTGTGTAACGGAGCCAGTCTATGAAGAAGTCAACAACTGTCATGAAAGAGCCCTCGTGTTCATGCACAAG ATGCCAAGAATTTGGCTTGACTACTGCCAGTTCCTTGTTTCCCAATGTAAAATCACAAGAAGTAGGAGGACATTCGATCGTGCCCTAAGAGCTTTGCCAGTTACTCAGCACCCAAGAATTTGGCCTTTGTATCTGCGATTTGTCCGTAATCTACCCCTCCCAGAAACAGCAATTCGAGTCTACCGGAGATACCTAAAG CTATCTCCAGAGAACGCAGAGGAATACATAGATTATTTGCGCTCTGTTGGCCGCTTAGATGAAGCTGCTTTGCGACTTGCTGCGATTGTCAATGATGAATGCTTTGTATCCAAGGAGGGCAAGTCAAACTATCAA cTGTGGCATGAACTCTGTGACCTGATCTCCCAGAACCCCGATAAAGTCACATCTTTGAATGTTGGAGCAATTATACGAGGGGGACTTACGCGCTTCACTGACCAACTAGGAAAACTTTGGTGCTCCTTGGCAGATTATTATATTAGGAGTGGACACTTTGAaaag GCTCGTGATGTATATGAGGAGGCCATTCTTACAGTGGTAACAGTTAGAGATTTCACACAAGTATTTGACAGTTATGCTCAGTTTGAAGAGAGTATGATTGCAGCCAAGATGGAAACCAcagctgaaatgggacaggatGAAGAGG atgATGTTGATTTAGAGCTTAGATTAGCTCGTTTTGAACAGCTTATTGCACGCCGTCCTCTTCTTCTGAACAGTGTTCTACTTCGGCAAAATCCACACAATGTTCATGAGTGGCACAAACGCGTAAAGCTTTGTGAAGGCAATCCACGGCAG ATTATTAACACCTACACTGAGGCTGTGCAGACAGTTGACCCAATAAAAGCCACTGGAAAGCCTCATTCCCTTTGGGTTTCCTTTGCAAAGTTCTATGAAGAAAATGAGCAATTGGATGAT GCTAGAACAATCTTTGAAAAAGCTACTAAAGTGAACTACAAACAAGTGGATGACCTGGCAGCAGTATGGTGTGAATATGGAGAAATGGAACTGCGTCATGAAAACTATGAACAGGCCCTGCGTATACTGAGG AAAGCAACAGCAATTCCATCCAAGAAAGCAGAATACTTTGATGCCTCTGAGCCTGTCCAAAACAGAGTCTATAAGTCCTTGAAAGTGTGGTCTATGCTGGCTGACCTCGAAGAGAGCCTGGGAACATTTCAG TCCACAAAAGCTGTATATGATCGCATCATTGACCTTCGCATTGCAACACCACAGATCATCATCAATTATGCCATGTTTCTTGAAGAGCACAACTACTTTGAAGAAAGCTTTAAA gcaTATGAGCGTGGCATTGCCTTGTTTAAATGGCCAAATGTTTATGACATTTGGAACACCTACCTTACTAAGTTTATTGACCGATATGGCGGGAAGAAGctggagagagcaagagactTATTTGAACAAGCCCTTGATGGCTGCCCAGCAAAGTTTGcaaaaa CCATTTACCTACTTTATGCCAAATTGGAGGAGGAATATGGGCTGGCTCGCCATGCCATGGCTGTTTATGAAAGAGCTACAGAGGCAGTAGAAATTGAGGAGAGGCACCACATGTTCAATATTTACATTAAGAGAGCAGCTGAAATTTATGGAGTCACCTATACAAGAGCAATCTATCAAAAAGCTATTGAG GTTTTGCCTGATGAACATGCAAGAGATACGTGTCTTCGGTTTGCTGATATGGAGAGTAAACTGGGTGAAATTGATCGAGCCAGGGCAATCTACTCCTATTGCTCACAAATTTGTGATCCCAGG GTGACCGCTAATTTCTGGCAAATGTGGAAGGAGTTTGAAATTCGTCATGGAAATGAGGATACAATTAGAGAAATGTTAAGAATCAAACGCAGTGTCCAGGCCACCTACAATACTCAGGTCAATTTCATGTCCTCTCAGATGCTGAAAGCCACTACAAGCTCTACAGGCACAG TGTCTGATCTTGCTCCGGGTCAAATGGGTATTGATGACATGAAAATGCTGGAACAAAAGGCACAGCAACTAGCAGCAGAGGCTGAGCGGGATAAACCTAAACCTAAAGAAAAGATCCTCTTtgtcag GAGTGATACTTCACGTAGCGAGCTAGCAGAACTTTCCAAACAAGTCAATCCAGATGAAATTGACATAGATGATGAAGACGACGATGATGATAACCAAGGTCCAGATG AAGTGCAACTTGAACAGAAGAGTGTCCCAACAGCTGTCTTTGGTGGACTTAAAGATGATTAA